The window AACTTCACCCAAGGCTTTCCTCGAGCCCCAGATCACATCAGTGATTATAATGAGATGAGCTGTGCAGCAGAGAGAACAATCATGTGTTGAATCATGAACGGGGTCTAAAAATATCTGCGTCTGCCATCGTGGCACGCCGGCCTGTCGCTGCTGGGAAATGatttacacacagagagagaagagcaattgtttttatgttgtaaCAACACACGTCAAATTGGTTTAACTGGGTTTAACTGCAGGAACAACTGCAAGGCAGACATGGCAGATGATGAATTTAGAATTTTCTTGCAAAACAGGATGTTGAATGCACAgatttttggggggaaattaCCAAAAATATTTTAGGATGTTCCCAGGACGTACACTAAAACCATAAACagtattaataaaacattattgaaaaacatgaaaataactaataaaactATTGTATTGGAAATAACTAATActactatttttaattttctaattactaatactactatttttaattttcattaaaaagatCACAAAAGGTTTCCTGAACATCTTTAAATCAACCttcatattaaaaaatgtcctGATTCTGAGCTGCCACAAGAGGGCAATGTAGCCCTGAAACAAGGATCAAGAAATGAATTGTATTGTTGTGCAGGTACTGCAGATgcttcagtctctctctgtatcCATTAAAGATTTGCTGTCTTCCactagtgtaaaaaaaaaaaaataggcaggGTTTGGTATCCAGTCAAATGAACACAACTAGGATTATTGGTCTGCCAAATATTAATCTGAGGATTAGATTCATCAAATCCAATCAGTATCCAAATTGTAGGACCCTCTGTGAGGGTGCAGAGCCATTATAGGTACAATAATAAAGTATTTTGAAGCATTTtcacagacattttgactcgTCATAACAGGGAAAGCACAGGTGGAACTAATAACATGAACTGCTGGAATCCCTTCCAGCTATTActgtatcatcatcattaatgttattagttccaCCTCCCTgatatgacaagtcaaaatgactGCTGTAAAAAGGTCTATGAATCTGATTCATACACAACATAAGACTTTtgtcaaagaataaaaaaaaaaactggggaTCCTTTTCAAGCAAACACATCAGTCAGATTCATATCTTGCTCTCAAGTTCCCTGTCGATACAGCAGGGGAGACTGAGATTTGCTGAGagtttgtgatatcagcaaatattgtatcCTGTCCAAAGAATCCATACAATATCGTATCataatgaaacttgtgatttacacccctagaaacaatgagaaatgtGGGAAAAGAAACACGCAGTTCATGTAAATGATGATATTTAAAAACCACATTACTTGGCTCCTCTAGTTACTAGTAGTCCACCTAATATTGTTACAAGCATTTATGCATTAAAGAGGAGTATGGCTTGAcagaaaaggtttgggaacTACAGAAATTCACTTTAAACGCATTCTTTATAGCAGGAACACAGGCACAAAACTCCTTAACTCCTCCTTTAACTCATATCTTTCtggaaatacataaaaacatagattGTGCATGTAGATCTTTATTGAATttcatttcatgtgtttttgttaaacACACTTTGATGATTATAACAGTGAACATTTACCAGTGCATTTAATTTTCAGTCATCCCTTTTTTATCAGTCTTACTATGTTAGAATAGTATTTAGTGTCTAATAACGGTCCAGTAGTGTCAAAATCAAAGATGGGTGAGTTTGAATCAAACATCAGATTATGTTACTTTAGCATACATTTTAtggtgagtacacacacactccattaAGATCAGATTTGTGCCAATATCTGTCATAAATTGTGTAATGAAATTTCAGAGAAAATAGGGTAACGTGCACAAAACTGCGCATAACCAGTCTGATCAGAAACTTAACATATATTTATCAGCAGTTTGTTCAATGTGCCAAATTGTGTGTTTAACTCAACTGTTGAGGCATTTTCCACTGAAAAATGGAACATTTCAAATGGGTCACTgctcaaaaacaaatacaggatGCAGCAAATAGGGATTTTTGAAAGCAATGCTAATATCAGATCATTTTTCATCAATATTAGCAAACATCAATAGGCATTTTTGTGAGAGTCGGTACAAAGTCAGGTGCAAGTAGCTTTTTAGACATACCTATCTTGAGGTATCTGCTGTTCTCTATGATGCATCTGGTCATTTCGTGTCCCGCAATCTCAAAACAACGCTGTTATTTCTAAAATGGGAATTGAAATTGCCATAACAGTCAGTGAAAGAGCATTTATGTGCTCTTTATTGCAGTCTCAGACCATTGACGTGGTGCTCTCTGGATTGATCCGAACCGGCCTTGTGCTCTTCCTAAGGTCCTGCAGCTGTTTGGCCGGCTTGCCAACGCCCTCCTCGAACCTGCGCTCCACCACCGGCAGCACGGTGTCGTGGAGGAAGGCGGCGTTCAGCATGATGAAGGCCTTCTTGTCGGGGTCCTGCTCGCAGCGCAGGCTGTAGTCCACGTGCTGCACGGCCACCAGGATGATCTCCCTCAGGCTCTCCAGCAGCACCATGTGCAGCTCGGGGAAGTAGAGCTTCAGGCCTTCCTCCAAGAAGCTCATCATCTGCTTCGTGAAGGCCACGATGGTGTAGCTCAGGTTCACCCAGCAGTCGTCGCCGGTGTACTGCTCGAAGCTGCCAATGCCACAGCTGCACATCTCATCCTGCACATCAATCAGTTTTTAGTTAATAAAATGAGAgataatagtgaaaaatgccatcacaatttccaaaagtgcaaaattacaacttcgaatgttgtgtttttttctgaccaacagtcaaaaacccaaagatatttggTTTACAGTCATATGAAAAGGCAGCAAATCTTCAAACTGGAGAAGCTGAAAATCTTCTGTTGACTAACAGTCAATCATCACTGAGAACCatcagacaaaataagacaaaacaTGAAGAGAATAAAATCCACCTTGAGTTTAGTCAGAGCCTCGGGGGTCATGAGGTTCATCTTCCTCCACATCTCCTCAGAGTTTCGGTGCTTGGTGGCTTcgatgatgatgtcattgtaGCTCTGCAGGGCCGCCTTGATGTCTTTGACCAGCAGCGACTGCAGGGTGAAGGTCAGATCCAGGCCGATCTCCGTCAGCTGCTGACAATGCTCCTTCGCCACTTTAACGCAATCTGCTGCTGTCGACAGGCTCTCCTTACTGTCAAACACCTGATggagacaaaaataaatcactttattaGGATATTCTTTTGCATTTTCACAAGAATGGCTCCAGATTGAACATTTGTGTCAtaatattttttagatttttctttttctatcagAGGTATCAGTACTAAATCATCTTTCCTGACCTTCAAAAATCCCTTATTCAACAGGCTGTTATTGTCTGTCTGATCCTATAACTACCTGCTTGCTAAAGGCGTCCACAAACATCCTCATGGCTGATTTGGACCAGACCACGAAGGCCGAGTAGCAGCCCGTGTTCCCCGCAAAGTCCATCTCAAACTCCTTGGCCGTCTCCAGCAAGCTGGTGAAGAAGATGTTGCAGAGTTTGTGGATGTAGAGCAGCGTAGCTCCTTCGATGCGAAGCTGCCGTATGGCCGTCTGGACCGCAGCGGCGCGGTTCTTCAGGAACAACTCGCAGGCCTTGGTGGACTGGCCTGCAACACAGTCAGAAACTATTCAAATGCAATGCAAATGTTTGATCTAATGTTGAGAGACAGGGCATTTTCTCACAGCATGGATTTTCACATACTATATACATGGGGTTTATGGCTAATTTGAAGACATGTTTTACTAAATTTCTTGAAATTTAACTGTAGCACTCTGTCAGAATGTTCCCAAGCTGtaatttactttactttactagtATGTTTTGAATTTAATAAACCTGGTCCAAACCATTTAATTTACAACCTACACTTTCTGCACAGGGATCATAAAAAGTGTCTCTCCTCTAAGCTGTACTGCCTGCACCAAACCATAATATCAGAACCTAAACCTAAGGGGTGATTAGTTTCAAGATAAAGAAACTATTCTAACCAATATAACATTTTGTCTTATGCCATAGTAAACTAAATATGTTGTATATGATGTGTGAGGTGCTATtgatggaaaaacaaacaaacaatgtagGACCTAGTCTGATCAGCTGGGACACGGCCCGCCGGGTGGCTTTCGGTCCACCACGAAGTGACCGATCTGGAGACAACTCGAACACCAGAACCTCCGTCAGCTGCCGAACCCGCTCTTCCACCTTCAGCCTCAGCTCTTTGACCCTCTGGGTGACCGGCTGGTCTTTGAGGTACTCGTTGAGTTTGTCCAGCAGGTCCACGGCGCCCTCGAAGTCTCTCTGGGCGATGCACACGTCCAGATCCTCCGGCAGCTCCTGGATCCACTCGAGGTGGAGGTCCACGCTTTCTTCAGCGTCTGCTGGATCGTCATCTTCCTGGTCGAAAGGATTGGTGGACACCTCAGCCCTCACAGGAGACGTGGggacctcctcctctttcttatGCCTGTCCTTGGTGACCTTGTTCTTCTTGGTTTCGTCCAGGATCTCCAGCCACTCCTTCTTGATCTTGCTGTTCTCTGCCTTGAAGATGCGACTGTCCGGGAACATGAGGATCTTGAACATGTCCTTCATGGGAGGGTTGTCCTTCACGTTGACCACGGCGAAGCTCTCCAGGTCGTACAGGgcgttgtacttgtacttcacgGTTCCTCTGCGGTTTGGCAACCAGGTGGCGATAAGCAGACAGTCGTTCATGAGGAAAGCGTGCACCTTCTGGATTGGGGACATGTTGTCAACATCAAACTCCACAAGGTCACCATTGTAGACCAGATGTCTCCCTGGGGTGTCCATGATGTTCTTACCCCCCTCCACTTTCTCCAGCAGTGAGGTGAGCGTCCTCTGCTTCAGCTCCTCTGTCTCCTTGGGGAAAGCAGCCTGCATCTCTTTGGAGGTCTCATCCTTGTCTGTGGACAACAAGGCCTGAGTGATGCTCTCCATGATGCTCTTCTGCTCAGTGAGGATGTGGCTCAGCTGGTACATCTCGCTCTCCAGGTACGAGATCTCTTTGGCCGTCTCTATGAACTGTCTGTAGTTCTTGTAGACGTTTTTCTTCAGGTTTTGAGCCGTCTCGTCGGCCAGGTTTTGGATCTTCTGACGATGCTCCTGCAGATCTCTGTCTCCATCACTCTGCTGTGACAGCTGCTTCACGTAGTTCTGAGGGTCGAAATTAGGCGATTCAAGCAGCTTCCGTAGCCGGTTCCCCGTCTCCGACATCTTATAtcgcgtgtgtgtgtctttattcaCTCAAAATGCTCACAAATTAGTGATAAATGTAGACAGAGGAAGAGCTCATCTGTTCACTTCCGATTGCAACCCAAACAGGAAGTAGTAACCGGTTGACACCCTGGAACGTCACGAGATTCAGAAAATTAAACGGCCAACAAATCGCatcaaaacaaatatgttttacattaaaTTTAATCTTTTACAGTAGTCAATATCGTtctttaattaacattttttaaatataaactatatataagACTTGACATGTTGCTAATTACCACTGGTTTAGTCAGTAAAGGACAATAGAAAAACCCCGAGTGCGGTTTAGGTTGGCCAACTACTTTAAATAAAGAAGACAACAattcccagaatgcattgctcTGATTTGAAACAAGCAAAAGGTTTTGTCAAGTTTGAGAGAATTAACTCAAATCtagtgtcatttttttttttcaccgaCCAAATTCCTTTCTCCATCCAGTCCttgttaaaaaaagatttgtttttaaccaCAACATATCTATTATTCTAAATTGGTGTATTGTGTGGAAATAAATGTCAGTTTCTTTCCCTAGGCCATAcagacactgaacaaacaataaatctgtgcaatattgcacagatttattgtgccaaatgtattcacattcagtgtattaatatatattaatacactgaatgtgaatacaTTTGTTTGTGCATTATATCCTTGATgaaatatacacctcaagtgcaactacctttgtttacattttatttattacatctaccctatctattttacaagtgcagttacctctgtttacattaaatctatttttatattttatacttctagtgtaacacttctgtttacattttatttattacatctaccctacctattttacaagtgtaattacctctgtttacattacatctaatttttatattttatacttctagtgtaacacttctgtttatatttatttatttattacatctactttaccagttttatttgctttataactgtgtgtgtgtttttacctgttatatgttttatctgcatcgtttagtcttgtcaagtatttcttttaaagcactgaccagaagtgtcaactgtgaatctcgttgtatttaatacaatgacaataaagctttctattctattctataacaAGAGCAACATATTACAACGATTTAAAAAACATTCGTATTTGCTTTCAGAACAACAAATaattgcatttttaattttaattataaacATTTAGAAAACGAAAAATAGCTGTACTAAACCTACACTTCTCTAAAAAATATATggcttatattttttttagagaagttttattttgaaatccaaAACGGATATCCTGTAGTTGCATCGTGAGCGATTTGACAGAACCGTTGGCTGCTAGCTAGCTTTGGACTACTGACAGTTAGTCAGCAGTAAAACCTTCATCCAACATGAAGATATGagtgttttttaatgaaatcaTGACACAAATTGGAGCATTTGTACAGGTAGTATATCTTTTAGACTCTATTCTGGCTCCACGTGTTGTGTGAGAGCCTCCTGTTAGATAGTTAGCTTCAGCAAGCTAACCACAGCTACGTGGCTAGTCTTTGTTTACATCAGTGTTTTTAGTTTCTCTTTATAATGGATGAGGATTTTCTGCTCGCCATTCGGCTCCAGGAGCAGTTTGACAATGAATACGAGACCTCATCATATTCAGAGGTTAACAGCTTCGGACAGAGCAGTAAGAAACGGAGAGTGGAGGTTtctggaggaggaggcagcagcagtgaTGTTGTTCCCTACTGGAAGCCGACTGTCCAGCCTGAGAGGCCTCTGTCCATCGTGGACTCATCCTGGGAGACTCTGGACCCCAGTCCAGATGTCAGAGCCATGTTCCTGGAGTTCAATGACATCTTCTTCTGGGGGAAACTCTGCGGGGTTGAGGTGAAGTGGAGCCCGAGGATGACACTGTAAGTCTGTGTAATGAttgattgtgttgttgttgttgtcaaagACTAAAACCACAGTAATGCCCTcactaaaaataaatcatatcatATTTTTGTATGGGGTTTGGTGTAACCATAGAagagaaaatggatggatggatgaatagatagatagatagatagatagatagatagataataactttattgatcctgagggaaattcaagtttccagcatcacagttccatagtgcaaaacatgttagtaaaaagacagtaaaaaagttattagtgcaaagtacaaaaaaatataccagatataaaaatacatggagatgaagaaaactgttaaaagtgaatatagtgcagaggagactgttaaaaataagtataatgcagggtaactccagtagcttagtctatgaaagtgcactgtgtgctttattatctgtcctgcattattatctgtcctgcagagaaGGGGCTGTGTCATGGTTTAAACTACCCAGTAAACCAGTGCTGCTGTGTGTAAATGATCTTTTTTGTATGGTTTATGAAAGTACTGTTTGTCTCTAATGGCTCATGTTATTTCTGTGCTTTTGTAGGTGTGCTGGTGTGTGCTCTTATGAGGGCCGAGGTGGTCTGTGTTCAATCAGGCTCAGTGAGCCTCTGCTGAAGCTTAGACCAAGAAAAGACCTGGTGGAGGTGAGGTGGATCTTGCTTTTTCAGAAGGGATTTGAGTTATTATCAAATTCCTCTCTACAactgttatttaaaatatttaaaatacttCAATTGTTAGTATAAAGAATCACCTGTGTTTGTCAAAGCAGCAATCTTctgtcaaagaaaaaaaaggttagaATAACACTGAAAATAGACCACTCAACTGAATATATCGTTTATTATGGATGTTCCTTTAtcattttttcctttctgataCTGATttcgatacctgaacttgcggtattggccaataccaagtaccgatccgataccagcgtgataaaaaaaatattattattattatttaacagctgtgacAGACTACCTGCAATCacttcttcttcgctgctctaaaacagtagttgccagtggcagccataaTACATCCAGGGCTACTGCTTGAGAGCGGCAAAGAataattgatttccggttaaacaagttgattttttttctggttaataaattatgttatCGGATCTGTCCATAGTTCGGcatactcgccgatacccgatcccaagttttgggcagtatcggacgcatttccgatactggtatcggtatcggaacaacttaatcatttatgttttcttttcactGTTAAAACAGCTTATTATAAAGCTTGAAATGTTTACAACCagtataataatagtaatattacagg is drawn from Sebastes umbrosus isolate fSebUmb1 chromosome 18, fSebUmb1.pri, whole genome shotgun sequence and contains these coding sequences:
- the exoc8 gene encoding exocyst complex component 8; the protein is MSETGNRLRKLLESPNFDPQNYVKQLSQQSDGDRDLQEHRQKIQNLADETAQNLKKNVYKNYRQFIETAKEISYLESEMYQLSHILTEQKSIMESITQALLSTDKDETSKEMQAAFPKETEELKQRTLTSLLEKVEGGKNIMDTPGRHLVYNGDLVEFDVDNMSPIQKVHAFLMNDCLLIATWLPNRRGTVKYKYNALYDLESFAVVNVKDNPPMKDMFKILMFPDSRIFKAENSKIKKEWLEILDETKKNKVTKDRHKKEEEVPTSPVRAEVSTNPFDQEDDDPADAEESVDLHLEWIQELPEDLDVCIAQRDFEGAVDLLDKLNEYLKDQPVTQRVKELRLKVEERVRQLTEVLVFELSPDRSLRGGPKATRRAVSQLIRLGQSTKACELFLKNRAAAVQTAIRQLRIEGATLLYIHKLCNIFFTSLLETAKEFEMDFAGNTGCYSAFVVWSKSAMRMFVDAFSKQVFDSKESLSTAADCVKVAKEHCQQLTEIGLDLTFTLQSLLVKDIKAALQSYNDIIIEATKHRNSEEMWRKMNLMTPEALTKLKDEMCSCGIGSFEQYTGDDCWVNLSYTIVAFTKQMMSFLEEGLKLYFPELHMVLLESLREIILVAVQHVDYSLRCEQDPDKKAFIMLNAAFLHDTVLPVVERRFEEGVGKPAKQLQDLRKSTRPVRINPESTTSMV